The DNA window gttgagcccaggaattcaaggcagcaatgagctgtgattgccccagtgcactccagcctgggtgagagagtgagacccctgtctctaaaataataatagcaaaaataccgggctgggtgcagtggctcacgcctgtaatcccaacactttgggaagccgaggtgggcaaatcgctaaggtcaggagttccagaccagcctggccaacatggtgaaacccagtctctactaaaaatacaaaaatgagctaggtgtggtggcagccgcctgtagttccagctacttgggaggctgaggcaggagaagcgcttgagcccaggaggtggaggctgcaatgagatcgcaccactgcactccagcccgggcgacagagtgagactccgtctcaaaaaataaatacatcctAGTGAAAGGATAGGATGGGGCTCAGGGCCTTGGAAGAGGGTCAGCTTCTAACAAAAGGTATTTGAACCGAGTCCTAAAGAATGAGTAGCATTCTTCCGGGAAGTGCTGTGTCACCATGAAGGAAAGGGTGTTCTAGGCAGAGAGAATGACAAATGCAAAAGCTTGGAGGTGAGAGTGTGGCTCATCTCTGGCAGGGTCCTCTGCTCCCTGCCTGGGACATCCCCCCAACATCATACCCTGACAGGGCTGTCTTAGGTCTCCTAGTCCTGGAGTCCACAAGCAGGTTAATGGGATGTAATGGAAACGCTATAGAGGGCAGACCCCTAGGCTTGTTCCCTCACAGCCtgatgcttttttgtttttgagacagagtctcgctctgttttctaggctgaagtgcagtggcgtgatcttggctcactgcaaccttggcctcccaggttcaagcgattctcctgcctcaacttcccaagtagctgagattacaggcaccccccaccacgcctggctaatttttgtatttttagtagagacggagtttcaccatgttggccaggctagtcttgaactcccaacctcaggtaaaccacttgccttggcttcccaaagtgctgggattaaaggcgtgagccaccatgcccagccttttgttttgtttgcttttttagacagggtctcacactgtcacccaggctggagtgcagtgactgtaTCATAgaccactgcagcctggacctcccaggctcaagcaatcctcccacctcaacctctccagcagttgggactacaggtgcatgccatcacacccacctaattttaaaattattttgtagagacagggtctcattacgttgcccaggctggcctcgaactcctgggctcaagtgatcctcccacctgggcctcctgaagtgctgggcttacaggcgaagagccaccgtgcccggcctcagcctGATGGTTTCACGACTGCCTTTGACTTTGGCCCACACTAATCAAATGCATCACCGTGGGCCACTGACTCAACTTCCCCATCTATCCAGTGGGAATAGAATATTAGATTGCACAAAATCAACCACCTCATTTTAAAGAgctataacaaaacaaaatttatatattacatattttaaaaaatacatcttatAGATTAAAGGACTCAAGAAACAATAGCAAGACTGCAAAACGTTGCCACATCAGGTGACACTTTGGCCAGAGTTATGGAAAATGCTGACAAAACAAGAATTTGCCAGCATAGGCAAAGATACACTGTTACCAACCCGactcattaaaatattaatattgaacTAATTAGaggcagtttgtttttttttttgagacagagtcttgctctgttgcccaggcaggagtgcagtggtgtgacctcaggttactgcaacctctgttgcccgggttcaagcaattcttgtgcctcagcctcctggaattacatgcgcctgccaccacgcccagctaatttttgcatttttggtagagacggggtttctccatggcggccaggctgctcttgaactcctgacctcaagtgatctgcctgcctcggcctcccaaagtgctgggattacaggtgtgagccactgtgcccagccagcagtttataatatttgttttttattccttgGTTCTAACTCCGTAAGGAATAGAAATGGGGTGATTAATTTTGGCTCCTTTAACACCCGCCTGGCAGGTGCTGAGTCAGTGGTACCTGTTACCATGCGATGACTCAGAGGTTATCACTCAGGGACATCCTTCTGACTCTGTTTCAGTCCATGACTCAGGACGAAAGCTTCTGGGGCCTCACCAGCGCCCTACACACACCCTCGTTTCCCGAGGGGCACCATTATATTCTTCCTTTATTGGCTGTCCTTGTATAATACAAATCTTCAAgtttagatacaaaaaaaatctggaaataaaagatagaaaagtACCCGCCAGGcaccccttccccttcttcccgGACCCCTCCCCAGCGGGCACCGACATGAGGTAACTGCgcatcttctcctcctcccccctccccgcctcCTGGGCCCCCAACTTGGCCCCAGCCCCCATGAGACCTTGGCCCAAGGAAGACATGGGCCCCAAAGTTGGAGGATGATGGGGGTGAGTACAGCATTGGCAGTGAACGCAGCGTGTGGGCAGAGGGCAGCCCTTAGCTTGTGCTGTGTATGGGGGGAGGAGATGACCAGATTTGGGATGGGCACTGGTGTGGGGCCCAGGAGAGCCCCTAAGCAAGTGTCCCCCTTCCATCCTGTCCAACACTGGAAGGTGGGGGGTCAACAGAAACTGGGAAATGGAGTGTGAACCACGGGCATTCAGTGGGATTGTGGCCAACCCCTGTgtctggggtgggggaaggggccaTTGCCAGCTTAAGTCTGGCAGTGAAATGGTTCCCTTAGCCAGGCTGGGTCCGTCCCTGAATTCCATCCTGTTGCAACCTGGGCATCACAATGTTGGTTCTGTAGTGGTTGTCGGGGTGGTTGAGGGAGGGGGGTGTTGAGAGGGTGTTGAGGGGCACAGCCCCAGGGAGCAGGGTTAGGGGAGAGGTTGTGCCTCCACCCCCAGGCGTGGGGCACCTGGAGATGATGGAGTGGGCGGGGCGACTTGGGCTACAGTTCAATCTCGAATGTCTTTTGCAGGTCGCCAGAAAAGGGGTTGGAGGGTTTCTCTACAGTAGGTTTGCCTTCTAATGCCGCCCACTGGGCCTCAAAGGGGTCCAACTCCGGAGCTGGGGCAGGCGCTGGCTCTGGGGGCCAGGGGGCCCCATTGGGGCGAGGGCGGGCCTGGCTCCCAGGGGCACTGGGTATGGCAGGGGGCGGGAAGGCCCCAGCTTTCCCAAGCAGGGtggcaggctgaggctggagctgggCGGCTGAGCAGAAGGCGTTGGCCACCATCTGTGAGGGTGTGATGCCCACCACAGGCACCCGGGGCATCGGTGGGTAGCCCAAGCCCGGGTAGGCGGGCACAAAAGGGGGCTGCATGTGCGGGGGTGGCAGGAACACGGCCACTTGGGCAGGTGCTGCGTCAAAGGGCCCCATGGGGGCGGGGAAAGGCTGCAGGGCAGGAGGCATGGTGGGCACCGGGGCCACTGAGGctgcttgctgctgctgctgctgctgctgctgctgttgctgctgctgttgctgctgctgctgctgggcctTGGCCACCTGAGACACCTCCTCCAGCCATCGCTCAGCCTCTGAAGGTGTCCgcttgtgcccaggctggaaggcagctGCAGGGGGCACAGAGGGCTCACCCCAGGCAGAAGTccctggagagaggagagggacagGTGAGGGAGGGGGCAACGGCTTCAGCAGAAGAACCCCAGGCTGGGAACTGGCATGGCATGGGGATCAGAGCACGGACTCTAGAGCCAGACCGCCTGCctctgaatcccagctctgcaccTCCCTAGCTTGCTGACTTCAGGCAAGTGACTTCACCATTCTGGACCACGTAATGGTTCTGGAGTGCTAAGAACATACAATTCTGAGCTTCTAAGGCCCTATGATGGGAAGTCTAAGTAGGACTGACATCCTCCTAGCTCCACTGCCCTTCTGACTGGTCAGTGCCAAACCCAGGattcactattttgttttgtttgttgtctgtttgttttgagagtctcactctgttgcccagggatgacctatctcggctcactgcaacctccgcctcccaggttcaagcaattctcgtgcctcagcctcctgagtagctgggattacaggcgcgcaccatcacgcccagctgattttttgtatttttagtagaggcgaggtttcaacatatcgcccaggctggactcgaactcctacctcaagtgatccccccacctcggcctcccaaagtactaggattacaggcatgagccaccacacccaaccggTATTCACTATTTTGAATATCACCCTTGATTTTCTAATACTTTCAGAATGTATTGTTTTAGGAGTTAAGATTCTAAGGTTGCATGGATCTTTCTCCACATGTATAATATTATCCTAACATAGTAAGGTTCGACAGTTTAGGGTTGGGCTTTCTAAGATTCTCGAGTTCTACATTTACAGTGTTTGAGATTCTAAGGTGCTCCTGTGGTTCCAGGATAAGCCCATGGCTCTAAGATGATACACGGTTCTCAAGGATTCCATGGTTCTAAAACGATCTCTGGGCTCTAAGGTGATCCCAAGATTCTAGCATGAGCGCATGCCTCTGAGATGACCCCATGGCTCTAAAATGATCCCGTATCTCTAAGATAATTCATGGTTCTAAAGTGATCACTTGATTCTCAGGTAATCCCATGGCTCTAAGATGATCCTTGGTTCTAGGATGATCCTCTGGCTCTAAGATGATCTGTGTTTCTAAGGTGATCCTATGGCTCTAAGATGATCCATAGTTCTAGGATGATCCCATGGTTCTAAGGGGATCCCATGGCTCTAAAATGATCAAGGGCTCTGAGATGATCCATGGCTCTAAGGTGATCACATGATCCTCAGATAATTCCATGGCTGTAAGATGATCCATGGTTCTAGGCTGATCCCCTGGCTCTAAGATGATCCCTGCTTCTAAGGTGATTGCATGATTCTTAGGTAATCCCATGGCTCTAAGATGATCCATGGTTCTAGTATCTAGTCTAAGATGATCCCTGGGTCTAAGGTGATCACATGATTCTTAGGTAATCCCATGGCTGTAAGATGATCCACAGATCTAGGATGATCCCCTGGCTCTAAGATGATCCATGGTTCTAAAGCGATCGCATGATTCTCAGGTAATCCCATGGCTCTAAGATGAACCACGGATCTAGGATAATCCCCTGGCTCTAAGATGATCCATGGCTCTAAGATGATCACATGATTCTCAGATAATCCCATGGTTCTAGGCTGATCCCCTGGCTCTAAGATGATCCCTGCTTCTAAGGTGATTGCATGATTCTCAGGTAATCCCATGGCTCTAAGATGATCCATGGATCTAGGATGATCCCCTGGCTCTAAGATGATCCATGGTTCTAAAGTAATTGCATGATTCTCAGGTAATCCCATGGCTCTAAGATGATCCATGGTTGTAGGATGATCCCCTGGCTCTGAGGTGATCCATGGTACTAAGCCTGTAGGATCCCAAGACCCCTGGAGTGTCTGGGTAGCCCTGGATAGAGGAGGGGGTACAGGAGGGACATGCAGGGTGTCTGCCCAGTAGAAAGCCTGGCTTTACCTGTTGTGGCAGGGGGTGGCCCTGGTGCTGGTGCTCCAGCACTGGCAAAAGATGAACTGATCTGTGTGCACAGAGCGTTGATGCTGTCACTGTCGCCGGCACCAGGAGGCTCCATCTCAGGCACTGGGAAGCAGGGCAGGACGGAGGTCAGCAAACAGGCCCAGGCCCTGCCACAGCCCTGCCCTTTACCCCACGCCCTTGGTGGCCCTCTCTTCTGACCTGGATCCTTTCCCACTGTAGTAACTAAGTGGCCATGACCACCAAATaactgtgcatatgtgtgtgtcacATCTGAGTGGCAGAACGACCAAGTTAGTGTGTGACATTTGATGGCTGACAGTAACAGGGACCCCAAACCAAGGACCTCAAGATTTGTGTGTGGCCACAAACCAGAAGAGTTGTCTAAAACATTTAGCAACAtatattagtttaaaaatatgcCCAACCATGTGCATGGCAAGGACATGGGCCCAGTCTGAATGGATTGTGGCATGGCCGCTCACTGGCTGGGGATCATTTGTCCAGCTTTGGGCAGAGAAGTGGGGCCCTgtccaccccacccagcctgatCTATGGCAAACATCATGAGAGCAGAGAAGCGCCTGTGCCAGCAAGGCAGGAGACACTGAGCAGGCATGGCGGCCCCGCGAGGGCTTAGGATGAGCAAAGGTACCatccaaataaataattaaggACTGCCATGTGTGGTGCGTGACACATGTCTGTGATGTTTTAGCCAATGGCTGTCTCCAAGGAGCCATGTAGATGCTCCAGTGAACATCAGAACTGGCCATAGGAGTCTGCAGGTGTGCTGTGGGGGCGCCCAGGTGGGACAGCCAAGGTCGACAATGATTGTGCATGTTCGTCCAAACAGGCATGCAGCTTCTGAGGGCGTGGCATCTGAGTGTGACTGGAGTCTGGGTGTGTGGCGTCCTGATGCGTGACTCCCAGATGTGAGTGCATCTGCCGTGTGATGTATGAGTGTGTTTGCAGGTGTGCATGGATTTGCACATGTGGCTTTGGAGTTTGCATAAATCTGGGTGTGTGGTCTGTGAAGGTGTGTAAATCtgagtgtgtttctttttttaaaatatttatttatttatttatttatttttgacacagggtctcgctctgttgcccaggctggagtgtagtggcacaatcttagctcactgcaacctctgcctccaggctcaagcaatcttcctgagtagctgggactacaggtgcatgccaccgcacctggttaacaataaaggttaatttttaaaatttttttggggagatgagatcttgctgtgttgcccaggctggtctcaaactcctgagctcaagtgatcctcctgcctcagcctcccaaagtgctgggattgcaggtgtgagccaccacgtctggccatgTGTGACTTCTGACTCTGCGATTTTGGAGTGTGTGTGACTTGAGAGTATAAGTGACTCTGAGTTTGTGACTTCTGAGCATGTGTGACATGTGTGTGGGGGTGCAATGTCTATGTGAGTATGTGAAATTTCTGTGTGGCAAGTCATATCCAAGTGAGCGTGCAGCTGGCCACAGGAGTGTGAGGCTTCCAAATAAAGCCTGGAGCTCCTGCCACCTCTCAGGAGCGCGTGTGACAGCCTGGGGAGTATGCCTGGTGTCAGGCTGCGTAAGGACAGCAAATGTGAGGGTGTGTGACGGCCCAGGAATGCTGCAGGCATGGAGGGAGTGTGCGTCACTCTCAACAAAGGTTGGCATCTGCTCACCGGTTACCTTTTGGAGCAGCCCAGCCTCCTGGATACAGCTCAACACCCTCCCACATCAATCCCCAAGGCCATAACGGGTAGGCGATGCAGATTTGGCATCCAGGAGCGAGAGTGGGCCAGACCACATGGGTTCACTGGCTGCTGGTGGGGAAGACAGCCCTACTGCCTGCCTCCCTCAGGCAAAAACTCAGTAGCGTGCCACCTCTATCTTCCTTCCCCATGGCAGAGattgctcttaattttttttttttttttttttgagacaggttctcactctgttgcccaggctggagtgaagtggcgcaatcttagctcactgcagcctcaatctgctgggctgaagcaattctccttcctcagcctcctgagtagctgagactacaggcatgtgctaccacaccaggctagtttctgtatttttttgtagagacagggtttaaccaagtgatctgcctgccttggcctcccaaagtgctgagactacaggcatgagccactgcacctggctagacATCACTTTTAGATCATGACGTACACCACCCGTCTCCTTTCCCTGGCCCATGGCAGACATTAGTAATCAAACACGatgcttttttcccccacagaGCTCTTTGGTCACCTTACACGTCACCTGTCCAGACCTCATGGCTCCCCTGGCCAAGTGCTAGAAGAAACAGATCCTTGTAACTCCATCTTCCCACCAAGTAAAACAGGACCTTTATATCTCCTCTCTCTTACCACCAGCCATGGCAGACAATGCCAATCAATTATGACATGCTGCTCCTTTTCGTGATGGGTACTGCCTCTGCTCAACTCTGTGCCCACAACAAATGTTCCTGATCCATCACTATGCCCCTGACCCCTAGGATCTCTGAGCTCACTGGTGCCCTGCATGTCATGTTTCTACTGACCAAATTCTGGGAGTCTCCCCTTTGGGTAAAAACATAACACTCTTGctactttctcttctcccttgccCATGACACATACTGTATGGAGATCATGACTGCTAACCAATCATGATATGTGCCATCTTTCTCGTTTTCCTTAACCACAGCAGACATTGCTAATTGATCATGAATTGTGATGCCTTTTTTGCCATCCCTTGATGCTCCCTGCTCTAGGCAGACATTGCTAATCCATCACAATCCTCCTTTCCCCGGAGCCTGAGGAATACCTGTATCCTTCACCTAGCCAGATCTCATAGGCAAACGCTTGGAGGGAGGGAGCATTAACCTGTAGTGCTTCAGTCTATTCCTGAGCAAAAACAGGCCAACGGTgttgcttctcttctttctctggcACATAGCAAACTTCCTTATCCATACCCGACTTCTTTGTCCATAGCAGACTTTGCTAACTAATCATGATGTGCgtcatctttctccttttccttaacCACACCAGACTAATTGATCGTAACTTGTGATGCCTTTCTACTGTCGCTTACTCAGAGCAGACATGGCTTATCAATCCTGATTTGTGCtatctctttcctctcccttgCCCACTGCTAATCGATCATGACATGTTCCAACTCTCTCTCCTTTGCCCATAGCAGACAGTGCAAATCAATCACAGTGTGAACCATCTTGCCTCTATCCCTTGCCCATATCAGATAGTGCCAATTGATTCCAACGCCCTTTCCCACTGGGCCCAGGGCTCACCTGTGCCCTTCACCTGGAAGTCAGTGCGGCGCTGCAGCGTGGATGGCAGCTCATTCAGCCGTAGGCTCAGCTGCCGTTTGAAAGGTGAGTTCTTCTGGCTGAGTGCTGGGAACCCACGGAAGGATCCCTGGCGAACCAGCTGCTCCAGGGGGGCATGGCGCCGGGGGATGGCGGCTGCAGTGGTGCCTGCAGCCACAGGGgtgcctgcctcacccttctcACCAGGGGATGTGGTGGCTGGTGTTGGGGACACGTGCCCAggctgggcagggccaggagCCACAGTGGGGGCAGCTGCTGCCTCTGCTGGAGACATGGGGGAGATGGATGGTTAGATATCTCACCGTGGCATTCAAGGCCTCTCCCACCTGGTTCTCTAGATCATTCTCCAAGGCTGCCTTCCTTGCCCAGTGAGTCCTGCCCTTAAGACAAGCTGGTCAAAGCCCTGAGAtatccctcaccccccacccaaGTCACGATCCCCTTCCCCAGGAGGCCCTTGGAAAGCCGTCCCCCAGGCTCACCCTCTGTGTCTCTCCAGCTTCCTGCCCCTTTCTGTCTTGCCCTGCTGCTCTCACCATTCTTCCCTCTAAGGCCCTCTATCGCCCTTTTTGATCACTTAACAAACACTGATTTGGTGCCGGAACAATGTTCTCAGGCATTGTTTCAGATGCTTTGCaagtattcactcattcaatccACATGACTACCCATGGGGTTGATatgattctcattttacagatgtggaaactgagacccagCAAAGGCCCAGTGTGATGTGCCCAAGTCCTACTGCTAGGAAGGGACAGGCTGACTCTGGAGCCCATGCTCCAAATGACTGCCCGCCCTGTCTCCCTCTGGCCTGTCTCTCCATATCATgttgtctttctctgtcactgtcTGTTCCCGTCTgtctcccacctcccagccttcTTCCCACCTCAAGTAgcttctcccttcctccagtCATTCTAGACATGGCTTGGATGTTTCATCCTCTGAGAAGCTTTCCAGATTGTTCAGGCTCTCAGCCTGACTCCCTCCACTCTGAGACTGTTCTCTGTACTCTGGGAGGAAACCTGACCTCCCCACTCAGCAGGAGAGGCAGGCTCTTCAAGGGCAGGGCTCCCCTCACCCCTGCCAAACCACAAACACACAACTACCCTCCTACTAGGGCCTCCCCGAGCTGCGGCCTGAATGCCATGGAGATTAAACTCAGGCCCAGAGAGACCCTCCCAGAAGGATGTCGCCCAGTGCTGCTTCTCCCATTGTGACACAATGGGGGCACCCATGCAGGCCTGGCCCAAGGCAGTGGAAACAGCCCAGGACAGGTTGGAACCAGGAAACCTCTGCCCccactcactgtgtgacctcaggaagtcccctgccctctctgggctCCAGTTTGCCAACTAGAAACCAGGGATAAACATCTCAATGCTACCTCCCAAGCCTCCGAGAGGGTCAGTTTAGGTAGTGAATGTTAAATGTTTTGGAATCCAACAAAAGCatgcctgggcacagtggctcacgcctgtaatcccagcactttgagaggctgaggtggggggatcagttgcggccaggagttcaagaccagccttgccaacatggtgaaacaccatctctactaaaaatacaaaaaaagattagctgggtgtggtggcacacgcctgggattccagctactctggaggctaaggcaggagaatcgcttgaacccgggaggcagaggttgcagtgagccaagatcgcaccattgcactccagcctgggcaatagagcgagactctgtctccagaaaaaaaaaaaaaaaaagaaagttagctgggcgtggtggcaggcacctgtaatcccagctactcaggaggctgaggcatacaAATgtcttgaaaccaggaggcagaggttgcagtgagctgagatggcactactgcattccagcctgggtgacagagagagactctgtctcaaaaaaaatatgttcttttttttccccttaccaTCCAGGATCTAATTCAGGATCACATCTTGCATCTATTAATACCTGTCAAATCTCATTAGTCTCCCTTAATCAGGATCAGTTCCCAATGGtaaattctttgtaaattctAAGTAGTGTTTTCCCAAAGAACTTAAAttcacagtaaaataaa is part of the Nomascus leucogenys isolate Asia chromosome 17, Asia_NLE_v1, whole genome shotgun sequence genome and encodes:
- the NUMBL gene encoding numb-like protein isoform X2 translates to MSRSAAASGGPRRPERHLPPAPCGAPGPPETCRTEPDGAGTMNKLRQSLRRRKPAYVPEASRPHQWQADEDAVRKGTCSFPVRYLGHVEVEESRGMHVCEDAVKKLKAMGRKSVKSVLWVSADGLRVVDDKTKDLLVDQTIEKVSFCAPDRNLDKAFSYICRDGTTRRWICHCFLALKDSGERLSHAVGCAFAACLERKQRREKECGVTAAFDASRTSFAREGSFRLSGGGRPAEREASDKKKAEAAAAPTVAPGPAQPGHVSPTPATTSPGEKGEAGTPVAAGTTAAAIPRRHAPLEQLVRQGSFRGFPALSQKNSPFKRQLSLRLNELPSTLQRRTDFQVKGTVPEMEPPGAGDSDSINALCTQISSSFASAGAPAPGPPPATTGTSAWGEPSVPPAAAFQPGHKRTPSEAERWLEEVSQVAKAQQQQQQQQQQQQQQQQQQQQAASVAPVPTMPPALQPFPAPMGPFDAAPAQVAVFLPPPHMQPPFVPAYPGLGYPPMPRVPVVGITPSQMVANAFCSAAQLQPQPATLLGKAGAFPPPAIPSAPGSQARPRPNGAPWPPEPAPAPAPELDPFEAQWAALEGKPTVEKPSNPFSGDLQKTFEIEL
- the NUMBL gene encoding numb-like protein isoform X3; translated protein: MSRSAAASGGPRRPERHLPPAPCGAPGPPETCRTEPDGAGTMNKLRQSLRRRKPAYVPEASRPHQWQADEDAVRKGTCSFPVRYLGHVEVEESRGMHVCEDAVKKLKAMGRKSVKSVLWVSADGLRVVDDKTKDLLVDQTIEKVSFCAPDRNLDKAFSYICRDGTTRRWICHCFLALKDSGERLSHAVGCAFAACLERKQRREKECGVTAAFDASRTSFAREGSFRLSGGGRPAEREASDKKKEAAAAPTVAPGPAQPGHVSPTPATTSPGEKGEAGTPVAAGTTAAAIPRRHAPLEQLVRQGSFRGFPALSQKNSPFKRQLSLRLNELPSTLQRRTDFQVKGTVPEMEPPGAGDSDSINALCTQISSSFASAGAPAPGPPPATTGTSAWGEPSVPPAAAFQPGHKRTPSEAERWLEEVSQVAKAQQQQQQQQQQQQQQQQQQQQAASVAPVPTMPPALQPFPAPMGPFDAAPAQVAVFLPPPHMQPPFVPAYPGLGYPPMPRVPVVGITPSQMVANAFCSAAQLQPQPATLLGKAGAFPPPAIPSAPGSQARPRPNGAPWPPEPAPAPAPELDPFEAQWAALEGKPTVEKPSNPFSGDLQKTFEIEL
- the NUMBL gene encoding numb-like protein isoform X1, whose translation is MVLEAVLTSASLAPPTAAFSRVPASQYVGEGGPRRPERHLPPAPCGAPGPPETCRTEPDGAGTMNKLRQSLRRRKPAYVPEASRPHQWQADEDAVRKGTCSFPVRYLGHVEVEESRGMHVCEDAVKKLKAMGRKSVKSVLWVSADGLRVVDDKTKDLLVDQTIEKVSFCAPDRNLDKAFSYICRDGTTRRWICHCFLALKDSGERLSHAVGCAFAACLERKQRREKECGVTAAFDASRTSFAREGSFRLSGGGRPAEREASDKKKAEAAAAPTVAPGPAQPGHVSPTPATTSPGEKGEAGTPVAAGTTAAAIPRRHAPLEQLVRQGSFRGFPALSQKNSPFKRQLSLRLNELPSTLQRRTDFQVKGTVPEMEPPGAGDSDSINALCTQISSSFASAGAPAPGPPPATTGTSAWGEPSVPPAAAFQPGHKRTPSEAERWLEEVSQVAKAQQQQQQQQQQQQQQQQQQQQAASVAPVPTMPPALQPFPAPMGPFDAAPAQVAVFLPPPHMQPPFVPAYPGLGYPPMPRVPVVGITPSQMVANAFCSAAQLQPQPATLLGKAGAFPPPAIPSAPGSQARPRPNGAPWPPEPAPAPAPELDPFEAQWAALEGKPTVEKPSNPFSGDLQKTFEIEL
- the NUMBL gene encoding numb-like protein isoform X4, encoding MNKLRQSLRRRKPAYVPEASRPHQWQADEDAVRKGTCSFPVRYLGHVEVEESRGMHVCEDAVKKLKAMGRKSVKSVLWVSADGLRVVDDKTKDLLVDQTIEKVSFCAPDRNLDKAFSYICRDGTTRRWICHCFLALKDSGERLSHAVGCAFAACLERKQRREKECGVTAAFDASRTSFAREGSFRLSGGGRPAEREASDKKKAEAAAAPTVAPGPAQPGHVSPTPATTSPGEKGEAGTPVAAGTTAAAIPRRHAPLEQLVRQGSFRGFPALSQKNSPFKRQLSLRLNELPSTLQRRTDFQVKGTVPEMEPPGAGDSDSINALCTQISSSFASAGAPAPGPPPATTGTSAWGEPSVPPAAAFQPGHKRTPSEAERWLEEVSQVAKAQQQQQQQQQQQQQQQQQQQQAASVAPVPTMPPALQPFPAPMGPFDAAPAQVAVFLPPPHMQPPFVPAYPGLGYPPMPRVPVVGITPSQMVANAFCSAAQLQPQPATLLGKAGAFPPPAIPSAPGSQARPRPNGAPWPPEPAPAPAPELDPFEAQWAALEGKPTVEKPSNPFSGDLQKTFEIEL